From the Neobacillus sp. PS3-34 genome, the window ATTGGCGCAAACCGGTTTCCGTATTCCAGCACCTCTTTATCCCGCAAATAAGGGTCAATGATATAATCTGTACTTCCGTCATAGAAATAGCCCCATTTATCTGTATGGTCAGGGTTACTTGAAGCAACCTCAATCGGCCTGACCAATAATTAGGCAAAGACAGTCCTTTCCCTACCCTGACATATTTCTTTTCATAAAGCTGATTGAAAGCATCATACCAATACCCCCAATCCTTTGTAGATAGATTGATTTCATTTGGATCAGAGGATTTCACACCGATAATATCATCATTCGTCTTCTTAAGAAGAGTAATATGGGATATCATCAGCTCTTTTGAAAGTGCTGCCAGCTGTTCGTTCGTCACCTGTTCATGCTTGGACGGCAAGGATTTTTTTATTGCAATAGAGGTTATTCTAAGTTCTTTGCCAAGGATATCTTCAACAAACAAGCTACCTTCCTTCGCTTGCTGCACCTGGCTGCCCACTTCCTGGGCAATTAAGGTGATTTCCCGTTCATTGCTCTTTATAAGCTGCTCCTTGGATCTCAAGAAATGAATTGTATTATTGGAAAGCAATATTCCAAATACCAATAAAGTAAAGATTAATGGTATTTTCTTTTTAATTTTCATACTGAAAGGCTCCCCCTGCTCAAATCCCTGTTTACAAATGCACAAAAAAAGCACTAACGGCCCTGCGAAAGGGATTGTTAGCGTTTTAGTCTCTCACATTATATCATTATACTCAAAATGGGTAACACGGGAATTTTTACTATAAATAATAAAAAATGCCTGAATCATATAGAATCAGACATTCTCATAATTTTATCTATTTAGCTATGCTTTTACGTTAGCAAGAACGTAAGAAAAGAACATTCACCAATAATTTTTCAGCTTTACAAAAGTCTAAAACTAAAGCAGGCAAATTGTTATTTAATATTAAACTACCCTTTACATTCGGCTGATAGGATAAATGATAGAAAGGGAGGTTATCAAGCAATGAAAAGTTGGTTCAAAAAATTGGCTCCTGCAATATTGGCATTATCACTATTGCCCGCTGCAGCAAATGCTGGCAGCAATCCCCTAACAGCAGCTGGAGTGCAGGATGGGGGTATCGGCAACTCGTCAAACTATCTTAATGAATCACCTAATATCTCATTGGATCCAAAAGTTAACCAGATTATTTACCCTCTTTTCGGAACACCCGCCATCAAAAAGAAGGCCAATCTCTGACGATTAAAGTCGACAGCCAGGGCAAACAGGCAGGAAACTGGGAAGTAAAACTGAAACAAACCAATCATTCTTCTCTATCAACTGAATACAATCTTCCAGTAGAAAAGGCTGAAACCAGCGAATCATATTGGAAGAACAGCAATACGATATACAATGTGACCGTGAATATTCCATCAGGCACCCCAGAAAAATTGTACGATTTAGAGGTTGCCTATACAGGAAATGGCCAGAGAATAACTGATAGTCAGCCACATGCCGTTAAAGTAATCGATGAATTCAAAAAGGATTTTACCTTTCTTCACTTAACGGATACCCATGTCGGCTCACCGAGAAATGTCGGAGATCCTGAGAACCCATCGAGTATTGATCCAGCTCTTTCAAAGGAGGCAGGCATCTGGGATCCTGACCCGAACAAACGCTGGCTTTATTTGCAAAAGGCCATTAATGAAGTCAATCTGACCAACCCGGACTTTGTCGTTTTAACTGGAGATTTGATGTTCGGCCAGATGAATCCACAGGAATACATTTATGAATACGAAGAAGCGTATAAAATGCTGCAAAAACTGAATGTTCCGGTATACATTGTGCCTGGAAACCATGATTATTACGCCCAGGATGCTACTCTAGCAGATGGAGCAAAGTACTGGGAAAAATATTTTGGTCCACAATATTTCTCCTTTGATTACGGCCTATACGCACACTTTATTGGCTATAACTCGTTCGATTGGGATAAATTTGACCGCAGTGGACACGGGACCGTCTCCGTTCCGACATGGGGAGGCCAAATAAGGTCACAGCAGTTGGACTGGATAAAGGCAGACCTTGCTGAAAATGCAAAAACAGCCCAGGGCGGCCAGATTAGAGGCTTGTTTTCCCACCATAATCCTCTATGGCAGGATCGGGAAATTTGGCCGCAAACCGATACAGAAGTCCAGGATTATTGGAAACAATATGATGCCCAGCATGATCCGCAGAAGCTTGACACCCTCCTTTTAGGGGAAAAGCTCGGATTAAAATATGATCAGCAATGGCATGGCGAGAATGCTAACGAATTAATTGCTTTGATGAAGCAATATAATGTAACTTTAAGCCTTCATGGGCATACCCATATCGATAACGTCACAGAAAAGGATGGAATTCTGTACACAACCACAACCGCAATAGAATTAACAGGAAAACCGTGGGTTGGCTTCAGGCATTTCACCATGAAAAACGGGCAAGTGACTTCTTATAATTACGAGGATCCGGACCATTCGATTCCTGTCTATGAAAATGGGGATACGAAAAGCGGAGTCATGTCCTTTGAAGCGAATTACGCTTCAGTTAATGATGGCAGCGCCACTTCACAGGAAGCTACGGTAACGAATCGCCTTAATAAAACGATTACGGTGACCGTTCCGTTTTATCTCGCCGCAGGCAGCTATAAAGCTTCTGTTGGATCGATTAAGCAGAACTACAGCGCAGATGGAAAACAGTATATAGAAATTTTGATTACTCTTCCTGCGCAAAGCTCACAAAAAATTAGTATCCAATAAAGCTAAAAAAGGTCTGAATCCCGCTGCTATACAGCATTGGATTCAGACCTTTTTTTATTTTGTTAATTTTGCTTCAAGACTTGTAAAATCAACTTCAGGATAATAGCTGTTTTTAACAAGGATATTAGGTCCCAGACATTTGACTTTAGGGCAATGGCAATTCAATTCCTTGGCTACCGTTGTGTTCTGCCAAGCGTCATATGCATCCTGCAATTTGGTTGTTTGTATATTGCCAAGTGAAGGAGTATCTCCAAAATCGGTAACGATTATGTCGCCGTTAAAAATATTCACGTTCAAACGGGAACGGCCATCAGGATCATTACGCACTGTGACCTTTTTACTCGTATA encodes:
- a CDS encoding metallophosphoesterase; this encodes MTVNIPSGTPEKLYDLEVAYTGNGQRITDSQPHAVKVIDEFKKDFTFLHLTDTHVGSPRNVGDPENPSSIDPALSKEAGIWDPDPNKRWLYLQKAINEVNLTNPDFVVLTGDLMFGQMNPQEYIYEYEEAYKMLQKLNVPVYIVPGNHDYYAQDATLADGAKYWEKYFGPQYFSFDYGLYAHFIGYNSFDWDKFDRSGHGTVSVPTWGGQIRSQQLDWIKADLAENAKTAQGGQIRGLFSHHNPLWQDREIWPQTDTEVQDYWKQYDAQHDPQKLDTLLLGEKLGLKYDQQWHGENANELIALMKQYNVTLSLHGHTHIDNVTEKDGILYTTTTAIELTGKPWVGFRHFTMKNGQVTSYNYEDPDHSIPVYENGDTKSGVMSFEANYASVNDGSATSQEATVTNRLNKTITVTVPFYLAAGSYKASVGSIKQNYSADGKQYIEILITLPAQSSQKISIQ